The DNA window AGTCTGAAGGAAAAACTCAAAGAAGGGGAGGAGCGAGATGCTTTTTTCATGGGTCTGGGCGATGTTGTGATGCCTGGGATTTTGGTTGCCTCTGCATTTCACAATATTGGCGAGGGCGGTTTGCTAGTTGCCTTGTCAGTGATGTTTGGCACGTTGCTTGGCTTCGCTGTGCTCATGGTTTTTCTTGCCAGGGGAAAACCGCAGGCTGGGCTGCCTTTTCTGTGCAGTGGTGCAATATTGGGCTATTTGATCTCAAGTTACATGTTGTTCGGAGAACTGGTCGGCTTTTCTCTGCCTTTTTGAACTTAACATGCCTGACTAATAGTTATATATAATGTCTGCAATCTCTGAGTGGTACTTCAATGGTTCGTATGGGACGCTATTTCGCACGAATGTGAATGTCTTATGACTGCTGTCAACCCGTTTGCAGAGTTTCGCAGCAGCTGCGAATCTGTCCTGAGAGACACGTTTAAGAAGGTGTGTCCGGAGTTCGCGGTTTCGCTTGCGTTAGAGTCACCGCCTAGCCCTGAGTTCGGCGAGTTATCGTCCTCTGCTTGTTTTGAGCTTTCCAAGTCGGTTGGAGTGAAACCTTTGGAAATCGCGCAGCAAGTTGCTGATGCTGCGGACTTGTCAGGATCCAGATTTGTGCAAGCTACTAAGGCCGCTGGCGGTGGGTACATCAATTTTTACGTGAACTTTCCAGTGTTTGCGGAACTGGTTTTACAGTCGATCTTAGCGCTGGATCAGGAATATGGCTTTGCGAAAACCGAGAAGTCATTGAAAGTCATTGTTGAGCATACTAGCGTCAATCCCATTCACTCAATTCACATTGGGCAAGCGAGGAACCCTGTCTTAGGCGACTCGTTGGCTCGCATTTTGAAGGCTTGGGGGCACACGGTTTATACGCACTATTATGTAGATGATGTGGGTCGGCAAGCTGCTGTCATAGCTTACGGCTACGAGAAGCTAGGTCACCCCGAGCCAGATGGCAAACCTGATCGTTTCATAGGTCGAATTTATTCTGTTACAAGCTGTATTGTTGAAATTCAGAAGCTGAAGAAGGCGATAGAGAAAGCAAAAAGCCAAGACACTGTTGAATCTGTCGCTAAACTGATGGGCGAACTGCATGACTGGACAGTTGCCGCTGCTGAGTTGGAGTCGGCTCATCCAGAGTTGTTCGCCAAACTATTGGACAAGATCAGTAAGGATCAGAATCCAGAGGCGCGAATTGCCGAACTCAATTTGTCGTATGAGCGCGGCGAGAACGAGTCAGTTAAACAGCTTATTCGCAGATTAAGCGAGCTCTGTTTGGGCGGGTTCAAGGAGTCGCTTGCCAGACTGGGCATAACTTATGATTCTTGGGATTGGGAAAGCGACTTCGTCTGGAACGGCGATGTCAAGCGTGTTCTGATGCGTTTAGGAGAGACTCCCTACATTTCTCGTGTGGGAGACGTGCTGGAATTCGATGCTAATAAGGTGGTTGACGACTTGGGGCTAAGGGCGCTGCTCGGTCTAGGCGAAGGCTACGAGGTTCCATCGTTGACGCTGGTGAGAGCCGACGGCACAACTTTGTACACCACACGGGACGTTCCTTATAACCTGTGGAAGTTTCGAAAGGCTGACTTGTTGATCAACGTTGTAGGCATAGAGCAATCGTTGGCTCAACTGCATCTGAAGATCGCTCTTGCCGCATTGAGGCAAGTAGACAGAGTGAAGAACTTGCGCCACTTTGCCTACAATTTGGTGAGTCTACCCGGCTTTAAAATGTCCAGCAGAACTGGGCGTTATGTAACGCTTGATGAAGTCATGGATGAAGCAGTCAAACGTGCATATGAGGAGGTTGTGAAACGTTCGCCTGAGTTTTCTGAGGATGAGAAGCAGCGCATTTCGAACCTTGTGGGCATAGGCGCCATCAGATATGCGTTGGTGCAGGTTGATCCTTCGAAGCCGGTGGTTTTCACGTGGGATCGTGTGCTCGACTTTGAGAAGAACAGTGCGCCCTACATCCAATATTCGCATGCAAGGGCTGGAAGTATACTGCGTAAGGCTAAACGCAGAGTGCCAAGTCCTGATTACGCGCTTTTGAAGGAGCCGATTGAACGCGCCTTGGTCTTAGTGTTGTCCAAGTTTCCAGACGTGTTTGTTGATTCAGCTAAGAACCTCCGCCCTCACTTGATTGCTGATTATGCGAACGCGCTGGCTGATAAGTTTAACACGTTTTACAGTGCCTTGCCTGTGATTAAAGCTGAACCGAAGGAGCTTGGCAGTGCGAGGCTCATGTTAGTAGACGCTACGCGTAAGACTCTTAGAAATGCGCTGGGTCTGCTTGGGATTGAAGCGCCTGATAAAATGTGAAAGGTTGCGTCTCTGGCTCGTTATTTTGGCATTTCTTCGATGATTTGAGTTGCTGTGCTGGTTCCGATGCGGCTTGCTCCTGCTTTGATCATGGCTAGGGTGTCCTTGAGGGTGCGTATGCCTCCGGCTGCTTTTACGCCCATTTCTTTTCCTACTGTGCGTCGCATTAGTTTGATGTCGTTGACTGTTGCGGTTCCTCCGAATAGGCCTGTGGATGTTTTCACGTAGTCTGCACCTGTTTCTTTGGCTATTTTGCATGCTGTGCGTTTTTCTGGGTCTGTTAGTAGGTTGGTTTCGATTATGGCTTTGACTGTGATGTTGGGGTTGATGTGTTTGATGGCGGTTACGGCTTCGATGTCGTTTTTGACTGTGGTGTAGTCTTTGGATTTGAGGGCGCTTAGGTTTATGACCATGTCGATTTCTTGGGCGCCGAGCTTTACGACTTGGCGGGTTTCCTCAGCTTTGATTTCGGGTAGTGTGGCGCCCATTGGGAAGCCGATTGTGCTGCATATTTTGACGTTGGAGTCTTCGAGTGTGTAGCGGGCTAGGTCTACGTAGTATGGGTTTACTACTACTGTGCCTATGTGGTGTTTTCGTGCGTCCCAGCACAATTTTATGATGTCGTCTTTGGTGGCTGTGTGCCGTATTAGTGTGCTGTCGATTATGTTGGCGAGTTGTTGTCGTGTGAGTTTCATGTTGTTTCTGTTTCTCCGTGTGTGTTGGGCTTATTTGTTGTTGGTTTGGTGTCTAAAGCTTTGTGTTTTGTGTGGGTTTTTGTTGCGGGTGTTGTTGTGGTGGGGGAGTCACAAATTTTATAATGTGTTGGAGTCGATATGCGTGTAAGTGATTTGTTATGGGTGAGTATCAGGATGCGTTGAAGGATATTGCGAAGGCTTTTGGTTTTGTGCCTGGGTTTATGAAGGCTATTCCGCAAGACGTGTTGGTCAAAGATTGGGCGTTGATGAAGAAGTATCAATTGGGTGAATCTGAGATTCCTGCGAAGTACAGGGAGTTCATTGGTTTGGCGGTTGCGGCTAATTTGAAGTGCCCCTATTGTACGTTGCTGCACACAGCTGTGGCTACGATGAACGGTGCTAGCGATAAGGAGTTCAGTGAAGTGGTTTTCTTGGCTAGTTTTACGGCTCGTTGGAGTGCGATGCTGCATGCGTTGCAGTATAGTTTTGAGACGTTTGCGGATGAGGTTCATCGGATCGGTGAACACGCGAAGAAAACTGCGAAGAAGAAGTAGAAGTCTAGGGGCAAAGCGTTAAAGCCTAACACTTTTTTCTTTGTGTCTTAGTTTCCTCGCCAGAATAGGTAGACTTTGGTTTGCAGTAGCAGGGCTGTTATTGTGATGAGTTTGGCGAGTTTGTCTAGGCTGGCTGACTGCAGTTTCAGTTGGTACTGTTTGTGTGTGCCGTAGGGTTCGTCGTGGAAGAATTCCTTAGCGAGGCGTGGATGATAGTTCTGTGTGAAGGTTTGTTTTAGTGTGGTTAGCTCGGTTTGGTTTAGGTGTTTGATTTGTGTCAGCGCGTAGTTTTCGCTGTTTAGCAGGGTTGTGTTGAAGCCTAGTTTCTGTAGTGTGTCTCGTATTGCGAGTGCTTGTTTTGTTGGTGTTGTTGTGCGTATCCGTGTCATGCCGGCGTGTTCGAAGAATGGGTTGTAGCGTGCCATGACTGCTGTGGTTTCGACGAGTGGTGTGCCGCTTTGGCTGAGGGTTTCGCGTACGAGTCGTTGTCCTAGTCCTATTGTGCGGTATTTGGGATGTACTACGACGCGCATTATGTTGCTGAGTTTCTGGTTGAGTTCGCGTATGGGCATGTGTGGTAGTGTGAGGCGGCGTCCTGTGGTGGCTATGGCTGGATAGGTGTACACGATGACGCCTGCGAGTTCGGTTTTTCGCATGGCTCGGAAGATGCGGCGTACTGCGCCCAAGTTGTGGCTGCGGTAATGAAATTCGGCTAGTGCTTCGTAGTCTTGGCGTGTGCCGGGTTCGATGTGGATTTCGTTCAGTAATGTGCATTGTTGTGGTGGCTGGTTTGGGTAGTAGTTAATTTGGAGTTCTCTGCCGAACCGCTTGTGAATGTGCACTGATGGTTGCAGGTCTGTGTGTAGGTCGGTGTGTGTTGTGGCGGCTATGACAGCTTTGCTGTGTTGGCGTGCGAGTTTTTGGATGTTGTAGGCTGTGATTTTTGCTGTGTCTCGGTCGAGTGTGGCTGCGAATTCGTCGAGTATCCAGAATTGTGCTCCTGTTTCGATGAGTTTGGCGGTGTGGTATCGGTATTTTTGTCCGTCGCTGAGTTGCTGATATGTGCGGAGGAAGAGGAAGGCGTCGTTTAAGCCTACTCGGCTTAAGAGTTCTAAGGCTTGCTCGGTTGTGGTGCCTACGGTTTCGATTATGGGTTTGTCTGGGATGGGTTGGATGTCGTTGATGTTGGCTGCGGTTGTGCCCATGTCGTTTTTGATGTCGTTTTCAAGGGTTTTGAGCAGGGCGGATTTGCCGCTGCCTGATTCGCCTGTTATGTATACTATGTCGTGTGGGCTGATTTTGAGTTCGACGTTGTCGTATATGACGAATCTGTGGCTCTGGTCTAAGCCTAGTCCGAAGCTTTCGGCAACTGCTAAGACGCGTTGGGTGGGTTGTGGCGCGGCTGTTTCGTAGCTTATGTTGATTATGAAGCGGTCTGTTTCACGGTCGTAGCGTCGGTGGTACTGGTTGATTTGGAAGTGTTCGCTGTGGTGTCGTGTCATTTCTGCTGTGCCACCGCGAAGTATGGTTCGGGTGCGAGTTTGATGCTGCATGATACGGCTAGGCATGTTGACCAGAATGTGTCGTCGTGTTGTCCCTGCGGATGTGAGAAGCCTATGGTGCCGTCCTTGCGTAGTGTGAAGCGTTCGGTGTTGAGTTCGGCTACGTAGCTGAGTTGGACGGTTGGTGAGAGCCGTAGTTCGGTGAATGGAAATTTATAGGTGTCGTCGAGCATGCGCTGTTTCAGTAGGCTGGCGAGTTCCTGTTTGCGCGTGGCTGTGAACGTGACGGGTTCGACGTTTTCGATGTCTGCGTTTTTCATGTCCTCGACTATGTATTCGCCCACGCCTGTAACATCAACTCGTATGCGTTCGAGAGAGTGCCAGCGGTCTGTGAGGCTCTTAACGTAGCCGATGACTGTAGCATATTTTGTACCTAGCGGGAAGACTTTCCAGTGGCGCAGGCAGTTTTTGCCCTCGGTTTCCTCGGTTACTGCGAGTACACTGTGGTCGCGGTGTTTGCCTAAGTCGAGTCCTGCGTAGAATCTGCCTTCGCGTGAGCTGTCGAAGTT is part of the Candidatus Bathyarchaeia archaeon genome and encodes:
- a CDS encoding arginine--tRNA ligase, encoding MTAVNPFAEFRSSCESVLRDTFKKVCPEFAVSLALESPPSPEFGELSSSACFELSKSVGVKPLEIAQQVADAADLSGSRFVQATKAAGGGYINFYVNFPVFAELVLQSILALDQEYGFAKTEKSLKVIVEHTSVNPIHSIHIGQARNPVLGDSLARILKAWGHTVYTHYYVDDVGRQAAVIAYGYEKLGHPEPDGKPDRFIGRIYSVTSCIVEIQKLKKAIEKAKSQDTVESVAKLMGELHDWTVAAAELESAHPELFAKLLDKISKDQNPEARIAELNLSYERGENESVKQLIRRLSELCLGGFKESLARLGITYDSWDWESDFVWNGDVKRVLMRLGETPYISRVGDVLEFDANKVVDDLGLRALLGLGEGYEVPSLTLVRADGTTLYTTRDVPYNLWKFRKADLLINVVGIEQSLAQLHLKIALAALRQVDRVKNLRHFAYNLVSLPGFKMSSRTGRYVTLDEVMDEAVKRAYEEVVKRSPEFSEDEKQRISNLVGIGAIRYALVQVDPSKPVVFTWDRVLDFEKNSAPYIQYSHARAGSILRKAKRRVPSPDYALLKEPIERALVLVLSKFPDVFVDSAKNLRPHLIADYANALADKFNTFYSALPVIKAEPKELGSARLMLVDATRKTLRNALGLLGIEAPDKM
- the deoC gene encoding deoxyribose-phosphate aldolase, with the protein product MKLTRQQLANIIDSTLIRHTATKDDIIKLCWDARKHHIGTVVVNPYYVDLARYTLEDSNVKICSTIGFPMGATLPEIKAEETRQVVKLGAQEIDMVINLSALKSKDYTTVKNDIEAVTAIKHINPNITVKAIIETNLLTDPEKRTACKIAKETGADYVKTSTGLFGGTATVNDIKLMRRTVGKEMGVKAAGGIRTLKDTLAMIKAGASRIGTSTATQIIEEMPK
- a CDS encoding carboxymuconolactone decarboxylase family protein, encoding MGEYQDALKDIAKAFGFVPGFMKAIPQDVLVKDWALMKKYQLGESEIPAKYREFIGLAVAANLKCPYCTLLHTAVATMNGASDKEFSEVVFLASFTARWSAMLHALQYSFETFADEVHRIGEHAKKTAKKK
- a CDS encoding ATP-binding cassette domain-containing protein yields the protein MTRHHSEHFQINQYHRRYDRETDRFIINISYETAAPQPTQRVLAVAESFGLGLDQSHRFVIYDNVELKISPHDIVYITGESGSGKSALLKTLENDIKNDMGTTAANINDIQPIPDKPIIETVGTTTEQALELLSRVGLNDAFLFLRTYQQLSDGQKYRYHTAKLIETGAQFWILDEFAATLDRDTAKITAYNIQKLARQHSKAVIAATTHTDLHTDLQPSVHIHKRFGRELQINYYPNQPPQQCTLLNEIHIEPGTRQDYEALAEFHYRSHNLGAVRRIFRAMRKTELAGVIVYTYPAIATTGRRLTLPHMPIRELNQKLSNIMRVVVHPKYRTIGLGQRLVRETLSQSGTPLVETTAVMARYNPFFEHAGMTRIRTTTPTKQALAIRDTLQKLGFNTTLLNSENYALTQIKHLNQTELTTLKQTFTQNYHPRLAKEFFHDEPYGTHKQYQLKLQSASLDKLAKLITITALLLQTKVYLFWRGN